Proteins found in one Paenibacillus sp. FSL R10-2782 genomic segment:
- a CDS encoding DUF5132 domain-containing protein, translated as MLQNNIDKIVIGTALAFAASALLPIAKTTFRPLAEAGMQGGANLINRSKSYIELARQEVEDIVAEAQFERMKKQLDQEIALLDNTQK; from the coding sequence ATGCTGCAAAATAACATTGATAAAATTGTAATTGGCACTGCGCTCGCCTTTGCCGCTTCTGCTTTGCTTCCTATTGCTAAAACTACTTTCCGCCCTCTTGCCGAAGCTGGTATGCAAGGCGGAGCCAACTTGATCAATCGGAGCAAATCTTACATTGAATTAGCCCGGCAAGAAGTGGAAGATATCGTTGCCGAGGCCCAATTTGAAAGAATGAAAAAGCAGCTTGACCAAGAAATCGCATTGCTTGACAATACCCAAAAATGA
- a CDS encoding HAMP domain-containing histidine kinase — translation MTTLKFIFSRLPIRWKLAVWSSLLLCILFVLYNGVQYFTINQWMVSEGEVSIRKSMNEIQNFFQEKQMSAQEIVNSQRFVEDMNDPHQMIRILNQQGTPLLSVSDEMPEDWFPPQTAQSTRIMTAWHLEDQVLIMRSPLNSGGFRGTIEIINNMENLEKVSDKIKGVMIMGGIGAILLSALGGVFLSRQLIRPIQSMTDTMTRIRKKGLHEERVQVSDNNDELSNLGRVFNGLIDQLERSFLQQKQFVEDASHELRTPISIIEGHISLLNRWGKHDPAILDESLSVSVQELERLKGIVNDLLELTRAESGTSEQNVPVIDIRHTVQYTLTNFAMLHPDMIFREELTPLEKVQIHITPQHLEQLLLIVLDNAVKYAGSSKEILVTGTLERDEVYIHITDYGIGIPAEDLPYVFDRFYRVDKARSREQGGTGLGLAIAKQLVKRYNGDIRVSSIEHIGTTVTLCFPIYKV, via the coding sequence ATGACAACGTTAAAATTCATATTTTCCCGACTCCCTATTCGTTGGAAATTGGCGGTGTGGTCTTCGTTGCTGCTATGTATTCTGTTTGTTTTGTACAACGGTGTCCAATATTTTACGATTAACCAATGGATGGTCAGCGAGGGAGAAGTGAGCATCCGCAAGAGTATGAATGAAATCCAAAACTTTTTTCAGGAAAAACAGATGTCTGCGCAGGAAATAGTAAACAGTCAACGTTTTGTTGAGGATATGAATGATCCGCATCAAATGATCCGCATATTGAATCAGCAAGGAACCCCACTATTGAGCGTCAGCGATGAGATGCCTGAGGATTGGTTTCCGCCGCAAACGGCGCAAAGCACCCGGATTATGACTGCCTGGCATCTGGAGGATCAGGTTTTGATCATGCGAAGTCCGCTGAATTCAGGTGGTTTTAGGGGAACAATTGAAATTATCAATAATATGGAAAATTTAGAGAAGGTGAGTGACAAAATAAAAGGTGTCATGATTATGGGCGGTATAGGTGCTATTCTATTAAGCGCTTTAGGAGGAGTTTTTCTTTCACGCCAGTTAATCCGGCCGATTCAGTCCATGACGGATACGATGACAAGAATACGGAAAAAAGGGCTGCATGAGGAACGTGTCCAAGTATCCGATAACAATGACGAGCTGTCAAATCTGGGAAGAGTGTTTAATGGGCTGATTGATCAGTTGGAGCGTTCTTTTCTACAGCAAAAGCAGTTTGTTGAGGATGCCTCCCATGAATTACGTACACCCATTTCGATTATTGAAGGCCATATCTCCTTATTGAACCGCTGGGGCAAACACGATCCGGCCATATTGGACGAGTCGCTCAGTGTGTCCGTCCAGGAGCTTGAGCGTTTGAAAGGCATTGTAAACGATCTTTTGGAGTTGACGCGGGCCGAATCGGGAACTTCTGAACAGAATGTGCCTGTAATAGATATCCGTCACACCGTTCAGTATACGCTCACCAATTTTGCCATGCTGCATCCTGATATGATATTCCGGGAGGAACTGACTCCCCTCGAAAAGGTGCAGATTCACATCACGCCTCAGCATCTGGAACAACTGTTACTGATCGTGCTGGATAACGCCGTTAAATATGCTGGCTCTTCGAAAGAAATCCTTGTAACGGGGACGCTGGAACGAGACGAGGTTTATATTCATATTACCGATTACGGAATCGGAATTCCGGCGGAGGACTTGCCATATGTATTCGACCGATTTTATCGGGTGGATAAGGCCAGAAGCCGCGAGCAGGGCGGGACAGGTTTGGGCCTTGCGATAGCCAAGCAGCTGGTCAAGCGATATAACGGTGACATCAGAGTAAGCAGTATTGAACATATAGGGACAACCGTAACGCTTTGTTTTCCAATATACAAAGTCTAA
- a CDS encoding fused MFS/spermidine synthase: MKGIDHLDVLYKKLSNNHEITVYDTTELYGEKGLFRVMQFSNAAVQGAVDLNHPQRILFEYPRAIIHLMELNDPSFEDVFVIGHGIGTIAGHFTDKRFKIAELDAQVVEFSRTFFGYDKDNVTVGDGRLILEKEASDTYDYIILDAFTDQGTPPHLISREFFGIVKEKLDLEGSMIMNVMGKSEHDHLMNAIHTTLRGVFAYVTAFSLPSEGAADLQNIIMIGRDKPIRFQARHMADFNEIALGEGHILQDRDT, from the coding sequence TTGAAGGGGATAGATCACTTGGATGTACTATATAAAAAGTTGAGCAATAATCATGAAATAACGGTATACGATACCACAGAGCTGTATGGTGAAAAAGGATTATTCCGGGTGATGCAGTTTTCAAATGCAGCCGTACAAGGCGCGGTGGATTTGAATCATCCTCAACGCATTCTGTTCGAATATCCGAGAGCAATCATCCATCTCATGGAGCTGAACGATCCGTCATTTGAAGACGTGTTTGTAATCGGGCACGGTATAGGTACGATTGCGGGTCATTTTACAGATAAACGTTTTAAGATTGCCGAGCTGGATGCACAAGTCGTGGAATTCAGCCGAACATTCTTTGGATATGACAAGGACAACGTGACCGTTGGTGATGGTCGCCTCATTTTGGAGAAAGAAGCGTCAGATACTTATGATTATATTATTTTAGATGCCTTCACAGATCAGGGAACGCCGCCGCATTTAATATCCAGAGAATTTTTCGGGATCGTCAAAGAAAAGCTGGATTTGGAAGGGTCCATGATTATGAATGTAATGGGCAAAAGTGAACACGATCATCTGATGAATGCCATTCATACAACGTTGCGTGGGGTATTCGCTTATGTCACAGCTTTCTCCCTCCCCTCGGAAGGCGCTGCTGACCTGCAAAATATCATTATGATAGGCCGAGACAAGCCGATCCGATTTCAGGCACGCCATATGGCTGACTTCAATGAGATTGCACTTGGAGAAGGTCACATTCTACAAGACAGAGATACTTGA
- a CDS encoding glycoside hydrolase family 27 protein produces the protein MKHHLVAHTPPMGWNSWDCYGAAVREEEVRGNAQYMAEHLKEYGWEYVVVDIQWYEPGAVSSQYRSFVPLEMDSFSRLIPAVNRFPSAADGRGFQALAEYIHRLGLKFGIHIMRGIPRQAVHQDTPILGTQATARQIAHPNSICPWNTDMYGVDATKEGAQEYYNSLFDQYAEWGVDFVKVDDIAASRLYGIHLAEIELIRQAIAQCGRPMVLSLSPGPAPLEHAAELIANANMWRMTDDFWDVWPLLHGMFERCEKWAEHVGPGHWPDCDMLPLGHLGIRSVDSVDSGSHDRWTRFTKDEQLTMMTLWSIFRSPLMFGGELRDNDAWTLSLLTNEEVLDAHRNGLDARQVYRKDEHIVWTSHNGEGHVYAALFNAGDEASRVCVSLQDLGIEGQTSGRDLWNRVNLGTLEQELSAELPPHGAALFILK, from the coding sequence ATGAAGCATCATTTGGTAGCGCATACACCACCAATGGGGTGGAATAGCTGGGATTGCTACGGCGCAGCGGTGCGTGAGGAGGAGGTACGGGGAAATGCGCAGTATATGGCAGAGCACTTGAAGGAATACGGTTGGGAATATGTCGTGGTGGATATTCAGTGGTATGAGCCGGGAGCTGTTTCTTCACAATATCGCTCCTTTGTTCCGCTGGAAATGGATTCATTTTCACGTCTCATTCCGGCAGTGAATCGTTTTCCTTCTGCAGCAGATGGACGCGGCTTCCAGGCTCTTGCGGAATATATACACCGTCTGGGTTTGAAATTTGGTATACATATTATGAGAGGCATTCCGAGGCAGGCGGTGCATCAGGATACGCCGATTTTGGGAACTCAGGCAACAGCAAGGCAGATTGCACATCCCAACTCCATTTGTCCCTGGAATACAGATATGTATGGGGTAGATGCTACCAAGGAAGGCGCACAGGAGTATTATAACTCGCTGTTTGATCAGTATGCCGAATGGGGTGTCGATTTTGTAAAAGTGGATGACATTGCGGCCTCCCGACTCTACGGCATTCATCTGGCGGAAATTGAATTGATTAGGCAGGCCATCGCCCAATGCGGGCGTCCGATGGTTTTGAGTCTGTCGCCCGGTCCGGCACCCCTGGAGCATGCAGCCGAATTAATCGCCAACGCCAATATGTGGCGCATGACCGACGATTTCTGGGATGTATGGCCTTTGCTGCATGGCATGTTTGAGCGCTGCGAGAAATGGGCTGAACACGTGGGGCCAGGCCACTGGCCGGATTGCGACATGCTGCCACTGGGTCATCTGGGTATTCGCTCGGTAGATTCTGTAGATTCCGGTAGCCATGACCGCTGGACACGCTTTACGAAGGATGAGCAATTGACGATGATGACCCTGTGGAGTATTTTCCGATCCCCGCTGATGTTTGGGGGAGAATTGCGGGATAACGATGCGTGGACGCTTTCTCTGCTGACCAATGAAGAGGTGCTGGATGCTCACCGCAACGGTTTGGATGCCCGGCAGGTGTACAGAAAGGATGAACATATTGTCTGGACTTCGCATAACGGGGAGGGTCATGTATATGCGGCTTTGTTTAATGCTGGAGACGAAGCCTCGCGAGTCTGTGTATCGCTGCAAGACCTGGGCATTGAAGGACAGACCAGTGGCAGAGACTTATGGAATCGTGTGAATCTGGGCACTTTAGAGCAAGAACTGTCCGCAGAGCTACCTCCTCATGGAGCTGCTCTATTTATTTTAAAATAG
- a CDS encoding adenylate kinase, whose protein sequence is MNSVKYAIVFLPLFLLYVFLKGGSFVVGSLYRLIYTMLPLHRRLNDEIFAVQHAKRIIVIGSPGSGKTFFAKRLSKWTHLPYISLDDLYWGPEWKRSTDEQFLQQLGEVLQRNEWIIEGNYHDYYFTERLQRSDTIIVMDVSTIEAITGVITRSLNRFLFSNELPKGIEQEAIRIWDISPRFIRFVLGFRRRIRPKIWPFIMQYGKQRSLIILKSKYRSCLWKNSR, encoded by the coding sequence ATGAACAGTGTGAAATACGCTATCGTTTTTCTGCCGCTGTTCCTCCTGTATGTGTTTTTAAAGGGAGGTTCTTTCGTGGTAGGTTCGCTTTATCGACTGATCTATACAATGCTGCCCTTACATCGAAGGCTGAATGACGAAATTTTTGCTGTGCAGCACGCCAAACGTATTATCGTGATCGGTTCGCCGGGGAGCGGCAAAACCTTTTTTGCCAAACGTTTATCCAAGTGGACTCATTTGCCATACATCTCTCTGGATGATTTGTATTGGGGACCGGAGTGGAAGCGGAGCACGGATGAACAATTTTTGCAACAGCTTGGGGAAGTGCTTCAAAGAAACGAGTGGATCATTGAAGGGAATTATCATGATTATTATTTTACAGAGCGGCTCCAGCGCTCTGATACGATCATTGTGATGGATGTCAGCACGATTGAAGCGATAACAGGAGTTATTACACGATCGCTTAACCGTTTTCTCTTCTCCAATGAGTTGCCCAAAGGAATAGAACAGGAAGCGATTCGTATTTGGGACATTTCGCCTCGTTTTATCCGCTTTGTTTTAGGCTTTCGCAGGCGTATACGTCCTAAAATTTGGCCATTCATTATGCAATATGGCAAACAACGAAGTTTAATTATTTTGAAATCAAAATATCGTTCATGTCTCTGGAAGAATTCCAGATAG
- a CDS encoding proline--tRNA ligase: MRQSRLLLTTLRESPAEAEVISHQLMLRAGFIRQLAAGVYSYMPLGRRVLRKVEQIVRDEMDRTGAGELLMPALQPAELWQESGRYDVYGPELMRIQDRHDREFALGPTHEEVITSLVRNEVNSYRKLPVMLYQIQTKFRDERRPRFGLLRSREFLMKDAYSFDASWEGLDQAYWSMFKAYHRIFTRCGLNFRAVEADAGAIGGEGGTHEFMALADIGEDTIASCNCCDYAANLEKAVPRSMEKSEALTAADKMEKFHTPGLRTIDQLVESLQIQPQGMIKTLIYMADDQPVAVVVRGDHEVNEAKVKHILGSEKFEIASSDTVSKATGAPSGFIGPWGLTIPVWVDYAVVQMSSGIAGANELDYHYRHVNPRRDMDLRHVADLRNVMEGDLCPRCDKGELKLHRGIEIGHVFKLGTKYSEKLGATFLDASGANQMMIMGCYGIGVSRILSAIVEQNHDQNGMIWPHALAPFQVHIIPISVKDSLQMQMAEDLYNQLQDHGVEVLMDDREERPGVKFKDSDLVGIPVRIVVGKDAGHGKIELVDRRTSNKETIHIKDVERRILELIQQ; the protein is encoded by the coding sequence ATGCGCCAAAGTCGATTATTACTGACAACATTACGTGAATCGCCCGCAGAAGCCGAAGTGATCAGTCATCAGCTTATGCTGCGTGCAGGGTTTATCCGGCAACTCGCAGCCGGAGTGTATAGCTACATGCCACTCGGCAGACGTGTTCTCCGGAAAGTGGAGCAAATCGTACGGGATGAGATGGATCGTACAGGGGCTGGGGAGCTGTTAATGCCTGCATTGCAGCCTGCTGAGCTGTGGCAAGAGTCAGGGAGATACGATGTGTACGGTCCAGAGCTGATGCGTATTCAAGACCGACATGATCGGGAGTTTGCCTTGGGTCCTACCCATGAAGAGGTCATTACGTCATTAGTGCGAAATGAGGTGAACTCCTATCGAAAATTACCTGTCATGCTGTATCAAATTCAAACCAAGTTTCGGGATGAACGACGGCCACGATTTGGCCTGCTCCGTAGCAGAGAATTTTTGATGAAGGATGCCTATTCGTTTGATGCGAGCTGGGAAGGGCTGGATCAAGCTTATTGGAGTATGTTTAAGGCCTATCATCGTATTTTTACCCGTTGTGGCCTAAACTTTCGCGCAGTTGAAGCAGATGCGGGTGCTATTGGCGGCGAAGGTGGAACACATGAATTTATGGCGCTGGCTGACATTGGCGAGGATACGATTGCTTCTTGTAATTGCTGTGACTATGCCGCTAATCTTGAAAAGGCCGTGCCACGAAGCATGGAAAAATCAGAAGCATTAACTGCCGCAGATAAAATGGAAAAATTTCACACTCCAGGTCTGCGCACGATAGATCAACTGGTTGAATCGCTGCAAATACAGCCACAGGGTATGATCAAAACACTGATTTATATGGCTGATGATCAACCTGTTGCTGTAGTCGTCAGGGGAGATCATGAGGTCAACGAAGCGAAAGTTAAACATATTTTAGGTAGTGAAAAATTCGAAATAGCAAGTTCAGATACCGTATCAAAGGCGACTGGAGCCCCTTCGGGGTTCATAGGTCCATGGGGCTTGACGATCCCTGTGTGGGTGGATTACGCCGTTGTTCAAATGTCCAGCGGTATCGCAGGCGCGAACGAACTGGATTATCATTATCGGCATGTGAATCCAAGACGCGATATGGACCTTCGTCATGTGGCAGATTTACGCAACGTTATGGAAGGGGACCTATGTCCTCGCTGTGACAAAGGGGAATTGAAGCTTCATCGTGGAATTGAGATTGGACACGTGTTTAAACTGGGCACCAAATACAGCGAGAAGCTGGGTGCGACTTTTTTGGACGCGTCTGGAGCAAATCAGATGATGATTATGGGCTGCTACGGCATTGGCGTTTCCCGAATCCTCTCTGCCATCGTTGAGCAAAATCATGATCAGAACGGAATGATATGGCCTCATGCGCTGGCCCCGTTTCAAGTTCATATTATTCCGATCTCTGTTAAAGACAGTCTGCAAATGCAGATGGCTGAGGATTTATACAACCAGCTACAGGATCACGGTGTCGAGGTGTTGATGGATGATCGAGAGGAACGCCCCGGGGTTAAATTCAAGGATTCGGATTTAGTGGGTATTCCCGTGCGCATCGTTGTGGGTAAAGATGCTGGACACGGGAAAATAGAGCTAGTAGATCGGAGAACCAGCAACAAAGAGACGATTCATATCAAAGATGTAGAGAGACGGATATTGGAGCTTATTCAACAATAG
- a CDS encoding AEC family transporter: MIQIVLSTLLSVIVPLSLPVIAGFLLGKFMKLETKPLSTLYLYFLSPAMILDTLLKAQLSLHDVAQTAAFSILNLLLLWGIAQLSGKIFKLSAPETAGLTLISTLTNSANYGLPLILLAFGQLGLDKASVYVVIQMILVNTLGVYFAARSEFSVQSAFKSVFSLPAIYAALLALSLRLLDWHLPSGVQSGVSMIAAAYSPVVLAILGTQVAYVKIFKLEPSIKKASYAGLIIRLLLSPLAACLAMLILGISGLLFSVLFILASMPVAVNAVILAEKFNASPKLVSTCILWSTLASFLILPILIMIVQDS, from the coding sequence ATGATTCAAATTGTACTTTCAACTCTTTTATCCGTTATCGTTCCGCTGTCCCTTCCGGTAATCGCCGGTTTTTTACTCGGCAAATTCATGAAGCTGGAAACGAAACCGCTCTCGACTTTATACTTATATTTTTTAAGTCCCGCGATGATTCTGGACACGTTGCTCAAGGCACAGCTTTCTTTGCATGATGTGGCGCAAACAGCCGCCTTTTCGATCTTGAATCTGCTGCTGTTATGGGGAATTGCACAGCTTTCAGGAAAAATTTTTAAGCTAAGCGCCCCTGAAACGGCTGGACTCACCTTGATCTCCACGCTGACCAACAGTGCAAATTATGGATTACCGCTCATTTTACTAGCCTTTGGACAGCTTGGATTGGACAAGGCCTCTGTGTATGTTGTCATCCAGATGATTCTGGTCAATACCCTTGGAGTTTACTTTGCGGCCCGCTCTGAATTTTCCGTTCAAAGCGCCTTCAAGTCCGTATTCTCGCTGCCTGCGATCTATGCGGCATTACTCGCGCTGAGCCTTCGACTACTGGATTGGCATCTGCCCTCCGGCGTCCAATCGGGTGTCTCGATGATTGCAGCAGCCTATTCTCCAGTCGTGCTGGCAATCCTTGGCACCCAGGTGGCTTATGTAAAAATATTCAAGCTGGAGCCGTCTATTAAAAAAGCCAGCTACGCAGGGCTTATCATTCGGCTTCTGCTCTCTCCGCTTGCGGCCTGTCTTGCCATGCTGATCCTGGGGATATCGGGCCTTTTGTTCTCCGTGCTCTTTATCCTGGCTTCCATGCCGGTTGCCGTGAATGCTGTCATCTTGGCAGAAAAATTCAATGCATCGCCCAAACTCGTGTCCACCTGTATCCTGTGGAGCACTTTAGCCTCATTCCTGATTTTACCTATCCTCATTATGATTGTACAGGATAGCTAG
- a CDS encoding alkaline phosphatase family protein — protein MKILLTAIALTVAFCIMSHSDWFTNRSDAKGVQPSALAVTPVKSETTQSNAAKSPHRMDHIVIVVEENHSSKKISGNSSAPFMNDLMKNGVSLMNHYAIEHPSQPNYLDLFSGSNQGVNNDLTPKKMNANNLALELTKHGYTFGGYSEGLPKTGFTGPYDLKTRYARKHNPWVNFTNLPASINMPLTSFPQNFNQLSAVSFVIPNLNHDMHDGTIREADQWLQAHLSSYARWAPQHNSLLVVTWDEDDMSSNNKIPTMIIGPHLKNGPYEGKSNHFSVLRMIEQLYGLELLGKSRTAPPLNIWTTGS, from the coding sequence ATGAAAATACTGTTGACCGCCATCGCTCTAACGGTAGCCTTTTGTATAATGTCTCATTCCGACTGGTTTACGAACCGTTCTGATGCTAAGGGCGTTCAACCCTCGGCTTTGGCGGTCACACCCGTCAAGTCTGAAACAACGCAGTCCAATGCCGCCAAATCTCCGCACCGTATGGATCATATCGTCATTGTTGTGGAAGAAAATCATTCGTCGAAAAAAATATCAGGCAATTCTTCCGCACCCTTTATGAATGACCTGATGAAAAACGGTGTCTCTCTGATGAATCATTATGCGATCGAACACCCGAGTCAACCGAACTATCTGGATCTTTTTTCCGGTTCCAATCAAGGGGTGAATAATGACCTGACTCCCAAGAAGATGAACGCCAACAATCTGGCATTGGAGCTTACGAAACATGGATATACGTTTGGGGGCTACTCAGAGGGACTGCCCAAAACCGGATTTACAGGCCCTTATGATCTGAAAACCCGATATGCCAGAAAACATAATCCGTGGGTGAATTTCACCAACCTGCCAGCCTCGATCAATATGCCTTTAACCAGCTTTCCGCAAAATTTTAATCAGTTGTCGGCCGTTTCTTTTGTCATTCCCAACCTGAACCACGATATGCACGACGGCACGATCCGGGAAGCGGATCAATGGTTGCAAGCCCACTTGTCCTCTTATGCCCGCTGGGCGCCGCAGCATAACAGTCTTTTAGTCGTAACATGGGACGAAGATGACATGAGCAGCAACAACAAAATCCCGACTATGATCATAGGTCCTCATTTGAAAAACGGTCCCTACGAAGGGAAAAGTAATCATTTTTCCGTGCTGCGCATGATTGAACAATTATATGGATTGGAGCTGCTTGGCAAGAGCAGAACGGCACCGCCGCTTAATATATGGACAACAGGCTCATAA
- a CDS encoding response regulator transcription factor, with product MKKILLIEDEKNLARFIELELKHESYEVTVNYEGRKGLESALNEEWDIILLDLMLPGLNGIEVCRRIRKTKQTPIIMLTARDGVMDKVMGLDSGADDYIPKPFAIEELLARMRSLLRRSGSVEDTNQIIYNGLVLDSEARILTKDQQIIELTKREFDLLSILMQNIGRVMTRERLMELIWGYDSEVETNVVDVYIRYLRSKIDEPGEPSFIQTLRGLGYVIRR from the coding sequence ATGAAGAAGATACTGCTGATCGAGGATGAGAAAAATTTGGCCCGTTTCATTGAACTGGAACTAAAGCATGAATCTTACGAGGTAACCGTCAACTATGAAGGTCGGAAGGGGCTGGAGTCTGCGTTAAACGAGGAATGGGATATCATCCTGCTGGATTTAATGCTTCCAGGTCTCAACGGAATCGAAGTATGCCGACGGATTCGCAAAACGAAGCAAACTCCCATCATTATGCTGACCGCCAGAGACGGTGTGATGGACAAAGTGATGGGGCTGGACAGCGGGGCAGATGATTATATCCCTAAGCCATTTGCTATTGAAGAGTTGCTGGCACGGATGCGTTCTTTGCTGCGACGCAGTGGCTCTGTGGAGGATACCAATCAAATTATCTACAATGGATTGGTGTTGGACAGCGAGGCCCGCATTTTGACCAAAGACCAGCAGATTATTGAGTTGACGAAGCGTGAATTTGATCTGCTGTCCATATTAATGCAGAATATTGGGCGCGTCATGACCCGGGAGAGGCTAATGGAACTCATATGGGGCTATGATTCAGAGGTGGAAACGAATGTCGTCGATGTATATATTCGTTATCTGCGAAGCAAAATCGACGAGCCTGGGGAACCGAGCTTTATTCAGACACTACGCGGATTGGGGTATGTGATCCGAAGATGA
- a CDS encoding carbohydrate kinase family protein, with product MKLKQIHKNELDEPWPSRQKILCIGGANLDRKIMIKGAFQLHTSNPSSTRQQSCGGVARNVAENLGRLSQQVSLLTAVGDDAEGEFIVEQSRHYMKVIPLQVKGEPSTGVYTALLDERGGLIVATAEMEIYDQILPSVIFENTPLIASSRLVLLDTNFSMNVIASIIRLCHEHRIPLVVSSVSASKMRRLPRNLNGVSWLVCNQVEAESYLGIELTDDQKMLDATRIFHQLGVQNVILIRGADRVLFASQDGSHGQILMHPVQEVKDVTGADDAFIAGMIYGIIQGYPMEQVCQFGISCVALTIQTDRTVSETISLNNLHSMFKELYGIHPRNFVFFKGVYFKEKDT from the coding sequence ATGAAATTAAAGCAGATTCACAAAAATGAACTGGACGAGCCTTGGCCCTCTAGACAAAAAATACTATGTATCGGGGGGGCTAATCTTGACCGTAAAATTATGATTAAAGGTGCATTTCAGCTTCACACCTCCAACCCGAGCAGCACCAGGCAGCAATCATGCGGTGGGGTGGCTCGCAATGTAGCCGAAAATTTGGGGAGGCTAAGCCAACAGGTCAGTCTGTTAACCGCAGTTGGGGATGATGCGGAAGGCGAATTTATAGTCGAGCAGTCTAGACATTATATGAAAGTGATTCCTCTGCAAGTCAAAGGTGAACCGTCAACAGGAGTTTACACTGCTTTGCTGGACGAGCGTGGGGGGCTGATTGTAGCGACAGCAGAGATGGAAATTTATGATCAGATCCTTCCTTCAGTAATCTTTGAAAATACTCCTTTGATCGCCTCGTCCCGACTAGTGCTGCTGGACACGAATTTCTCTATGAACGTAATTGCTTCCATCATACGGCTATGCCATGAACATCGGATTCCGCTCGTCGTTTCTTCAGTGTCCGCTTCCAAAATGAGAAGGCTTCCTCGAAATTTGAATGGGGTGAGTTGGCTGGTATGTAACCAGGTAGAAGCTGAATCCTATTTGGGAATAGAACTTACGGATGATCAGAAAATGCTGGACGCAACCCGAATTTTTCATCAACTCGGGGTTCAAAATGTAATTCTTATTCGGGGAGCTGACCGTGTTTTGTTTGCCTCGCAGGATGGATCTCATGGACAAATTTTGATGCACCCAGTTCAGGAAGTTAAGGATGTCACGGGCGCAGATGATGCTTTTATTGCCGGAATGATATATGGCATTATCCAAGGATATCCTATGGAGCAAGTGTGTCAATTCGGAATCAGCTGTGTCGCCTTAACTATTCAAACAGATCGGACGGTTTCAGAGACCATTTCTCTAAATAATCTTCATTCCATGTTCAAAGAGCTGTACGGCATACATCCGCGAAATTTTGTGTTTTTTAAGGGGGTTTATTTTAAGGAGAAAGATACATAA
- a CDS encoding rhodanese-related sulfurtransferase: MCKHAYRILLFYKYVNIEDPATFTADHLAYCKELGVKGRILIAQEGINGTLSGTVEQTEQYIRDLRANPKFHDIVIKIDESDSHAFKKIFVRHRQELVTLRHEDELDPNEISGKRLSPKEFYEQLQGEDVVVLDGRNDYEYDIGHFRGAIRPEVESFREFPQWIRDNMSQFKDKKILTYCTGGIRCEKLSGLLIKEGFNDVGQLDGGIVTYSKDPEVQGRLFDGKCYVFDERISIPINHTDEDVIVGSCFHCETPNDHYINCPVCNLQHIVCPDCEEHHQHYCSDECRTKAEAVASA, from the coding sequence GTGTGCAAGCATGCTTACAGAATTTTGTTGTTTTACAAATATGTCAATATTGAAGATCCTGCCACCTTTACGGCAGATCATCTGGCTTACTGCAAGGAGTTGGGCGTCAAGGGAAGAATTTTGATCGCTCAGGAAGGAATTAACGGAACACTGTCTGGTACGGTAGAGCAAACCGAGCAATACATCCGTGATTTGCGCGCCAATCCGAAATTCCACGATATCGTTATTAAAATAGATGAGTCTGACAGTCATGCGTTCAAGAAAATATTTGTACGCCATCGTCAGGAGTTGGTTACGCTGCGTCATGAGGATGAACTAGACCCTAACGAAATCAGTGGCAAGCGTTTGTCACCGAAGGAATTTTATGAGCAGCTTCAAGGTGAAGATGTGGTTGTGCTGGACGGACGTAACGACTATGAATATGACATCGGTCATTTCCGTGGAGCCATTCGTCCGGAAGTCGAGTCCTTCCGTGAATTTCCACAGTGGATCCGCGACAATATGAGTCAGTTCAAGGACAAGAAAATACTGACCTATTGTACTGGCGGCATCCGGTGCGAAAAGCTGTCCGGTCTTCTGATCAAAGAAGGCTTTAACGATGTAGGCCAGCTGGATGGCGGCATTGTAACCTACAGCAAGGACCCGGAGGTTCAAGGCCGTTTGTTTGACGGAAAATGTTATGTGTTTGATGAACGCATCTCGATCCCGATCAACCATACCGACGAGGACGTTATTGTCGGCTCATGCTTCCATTGTGAAACGCCAAACGATCATTATATCAACTGCCCGGTGTGCAATCTCCAGCATATCGTATGTCCAGACTGTGAAGAGCATCATCAACACTATTGCTCTGATGAATGCCGGACCAAAGCAGAAGCCGTTGCTTCTGCATAA